Proteins found in one Balneola vulgaris DSM 17893 genomic segment:
- a CDS encoding superoxide dismutase produces the protein MAYSLPELPYAYDALEPHFDARTMEIHHSKHHQGYTNKVNAALEGHTFADLDIEEVLTRINEVPDDIKQGVINNGGGYANHKLFWTILSPNGGGNPTGELADAINDTFGSFEKFKEEFANAAATRFGSGWAWLSVDSNGNLKVHSTLNQDSPLMDGLTPILGLDVWEHAYYLNYQNRRPDYISAFWNVVNWEQVNDYYKAAK, from the coding sequence ATGGCTTACTCACTACCTGAATTGCCTTACGCATATGACGCATTAGAACCACACTTCGATGCTCGTACTATGGAAATTCACCATTCGAAGCACCACCAAGGTTACACTAACAAAGTAAATGCGGCTCTAGAAGGCCACACTTTTGCAGACCTTGATATCGAGGAAGTACTAACGCGTATTAACGAAGTACCTGATGATATCAAACAAGGTGTTATTAACAACGGTGGTGGTTATGCTAACCATAAATTGTTTTGGACTATTTTATCACCAAACGGTGGTGGAAACCCAACAGGTGAGCTAGCTGATGCTATTAATGACACATTCGGTAGCTTCGAGAAATTCAAAGAAGAATTTGCTAACGCAGCAGCTACACGTTTTGGTTCTGGTTGGGCTTGGCTATCTGTAGATAGTAATGGCAACTTAAAAGTGCACTCAACACTTAACCAAGATAGCCCATTAATGGATGGTTTAACGCCAATTCTTGGCTTAGATGTGTGGGAGCATGCATACTACTTAAATTACCAAAACCGTCGTCCAGATTACATTTCTGCATTCTGGAATGTGGTTAATTGGGAACAAGTAAACGACTATTATAAAGCTGCTAAATAA
- a CDS encoding response regulator, with translation MSASRKQVLVVEDNLLVVVLYRQFLPNLNCDIVAEVRNGADALDVFRSKKVDLIIMDIMIEGEVDGVDTVKTIREESEVPVIFISGNSDTINFDRVEGISNSTFLPKPASLDEFVEAMDQVDFIVD, from the coding sequence ATGAGTGCATCTAGAAAACAAGTCTTAGTAGTTGAAGACAATTTACTTGTTGTAGTGCTTTATAGACAGTTCTTACCAAATTTGAACTGTGATATAGTAGCAGAAGTGCGTAATGGTGCGGACGCCTTAGATGTGTTCAGATCTAAAAAAGTAGACTTAATCATAATGGATATTATGATTGAAGGGGAAGTTGATGGCGTAGACACTGTAAAAACAATTCGAGAAGAATCAGAAGTGCCTGTGATATTTATAAGTGGTAACTCTGATACCATCAACTTCGATAGAGTAGAAGGAATTTCAAATTCTACTTTTTTGCCCAAACCAGCTTCACTAGATGAATTTGTAGAAGCCATGGACCAAGTTGATTTTATAGTCGATTAA
- the aspS gene encoding aspartate--tRNA ligase, whose amino-acid sequence MTLKRTHTCGELTAKNIGDEVVLNGWVGPRRDLGGVIFIDLRDRYGITQVVFTETDQALHKKAEELRAEYVVGIKGTVISRGEENLNPNLVTGEIEVEATELVFYSEAETPPFEIKDNITTNEEVRLKYRYLDLRRAEMQQKLMLRSKAYQAIRSYYHKNDFAEVETPVLMKSTPEGARDYLVPSRVNEGKFFALPQSPQTYKQLLMVSGFDRYFQIVKCFRDEDLRADRQPEFTQVDVEMSFVNEDDIYEYHEGLMKMIFKETIGVDIQTPFPRMSYDDAMNTYGSDKPDTRFGLEFVDFSDIVKDAEFKVFSGTVKNGGGVVGITVPGQGDMGRGAIDRLTDRVKKETGAGGLIYIKMQEDGPLCSVGKFLTEEIVAEMVTASGAQKGDLVLILAGPKPSVLEQLGQLRLMMGKEFNLIDESAFNLLWVTDFPLLEWDEETRRYHAMHHPFTSPKEEDMDKLETAPGEVKARAYDLVLNGSEIGGGSIRIHNRKVQQRMFELLGINEQEAEEKFGFLLSAFKYGAPPHGGIALGLDRIVMLLTGAKSLRDVIAFPKNQKAQSTMDNSPDVVDKSQLDELHIALKKKPNL is encoded by the coding sequence ATGACTTTAAAAAGAACACATACTTGTGGAGAACTTACAGCTAAAAACATTGGCGACGAAGTAGTACTTAACGGTTGGGTTGGCCCACGTCGCGACTTAGGAGGCGTTATCTTTATTGATCTTCGTGATCGATATGGTATCACTCAAGTTGTTTTTACTGAAACTGATCAAGCACTCCACAAAAAAGCAGAAGAGCTACGCGCAGAGTACGTAGTAGGTATAAAAGGAACCGTTATAAGTCGTGGTGAAGAGAATCTGAATCCTAATTTGGTTACTGGCGAAATCGAAGTTGAAGCTACGGAGCTCGTGTTTTACTCTGAAGCAGAAACTCCGCCTTTTGAAATCAAAGACAATATTACAACCAACGAAGAAGTACGTTTAAAGTACCGATATCTAGATCTTCGAAGAGCCGAAATGCAGCAAAAATTAATGCTGCGTTCGAAAGCATATCAAGCTATTCGTTCTTACTACCACAAGAATGATTTTGCTGAAGTAGAAACTCCTGTATTAATGAAAAGCACACCGGAAGGAGCTAGAGATTATTTAGTGCCAAGTCGTGTGAATGAAGGAAAGTTCTTTGCTTTACCACAAAGCCCTCAAACGTATAAGCAATTGTTGATGGTATCAGGTTTCGACCGGTACTTCCAAATTGTGAAATGCTTCCGTGATGAAGATTTACGTGCTGATCGCCAACCTGAGTTTACACAGGTTGATGTTGAAATGAGTTTCGTGAATGAAGATGATATTTACGAATACCATGAAGGCTTAATGAAAATGATTTTTAAGGAGACGATAGGTGTCGATATTCAGACCCCGTTTCCAAGAATGAGTTACGATGACGCCATGAACACCTATGGCTCGGATAAACCAGACACACGTTTCGGTTTAGAATTCGTTGACTTTTCAGACATCGTAAAAGATGCTGAGTTTAAAGTATTCTCAGGTACCGTAAAAAATGGCGGTGGCGTTGTTGGAATCACCGTTCCTGGCCAAGGAGATATGGGCCGTGGTGCTATCGACCGTCTCACAGATCGCGTTAAGAAAGAAACCGGCGCTGGCGGACTCATTTATATCAAAATGCAGGAAGATGGCCCGCTATGTAGCGTAGGTAAATTCTTGACGGAGGAAATTGTTGCTGAAATGGTGACGGCATCTGGAGCTCAAAAAGGTGACTTAGTGCTAATTCTTGCAGGTCCTAAGCCAAGTGTACTTGAACAGCTTGGTCAATTACGTTTGATGATGGGCAAAGAGTTTAATCTCATTGATGAAAGCGCATTCAACCTATTATGGGTAACCGATTTCCCTTTACTTGAGTGGGATGAAGAAACAAGAAGATACCACGCGATGCATCACCCATTCACTTCTCCAAAAGAAGAAGACATGGATAAGCTGGAAACAGCACCAGGTGAAGTGAAAGCAAGAGCCTATGATTTAGTACTGAACGGAAGTGAGATTGGCGGTGGTTCTATCCGTATTCACAACCGAAAAGTTCAGCAGAGAATGTTTGAACTATTGGGAATAAACGAACAAGAAGCGGAAGAAAAATTTGGCTTCTTACTATCAGCATTCAAGTACGGTGCACCACCACATGGCGGTATCGCTCTTGGATTAGATAGAATCGTGATGTTACTTACAGGTGCGAAGAGCTTAAGGGATGTAATTGCATTCCCGAAAAACCAAAAAGCTCAAAGCACAATGGATAACAGTCCTGATGTTGTGGATAAATCACAATTGGATGAATTACATATCGCATTAAAGAAAAAACCTAATTTATGA
- the sthA gene encoding Si-specific NAD(P)(+) transhydrogenase has product MKFDYDVIILGSGPSGFSCAMQSSKFGKKVLVVEARNEFFGGSWINAGTVPSKALRETSRIIQRFQNQFPEEAKVKPYNKYLMGDLLSYKERILERKNEKLNHDLQKNEVETAHGFGVLLDKHTIEVKDSEGKTKKYTGEFILLSTGSHYALPTGFKVDHNIVLDNESILNLTHIPRRLVIAGNGVNAIEYATTFACLGTRVTILNELDEFLPYLDYEIKDQLLKVLEEQNIEIIRPVMDVRIKENDLRASVEVSYKMKNDPEKGRKYVLETEHILHLGPKTPNTKGLGLSNVGIKKDKRGYIKVNKSFQTTVDNIYAAGDVVGFPRLASSSFSEGRIAACQMFGVTGTELPDVIPYAIYSIPETSNIGLTEQEAKEKGYNITVGRAYYDNITQGDVSNQRNGMLKLVFETDTLKILGIHIIGERASDLIHLGQAVMTLGGDIRYFIDHVLNYPTYSEAYRIAAFNGINRVHQAGVKYKKILN; this is encoded by the coding sequence ATGAAGTTTGATTACGACGTTATCATATTGGGAAGTGGACCATCAGGGTTCTCATGTGCAATGCAAAGCTCTAAGTTTGGGAAGAAAGTTCTGGTTGTAGAGGCACGAAATGAATTTTTTGGAGGCTCGTGGATCAATGCCGGTACCGTACCAAGTAAGGCACTCCGTGAAACCTCTCGTATAATCCAAAGGTTTCAGAATCAATTCCCGGAAGAAGCCAAAGTAAAGCCCTATAATAAATACCTTATGGGGGATCTCCTTTCATATAAGGAGCGCATTCTTGAGCGCAAGAATGAGAAACTAAATCATGATCTTCAAAAAAATGAAGTAGAAACAGCGCATGGTTTCGGGGTGTTGTTAGATAAGCACACCATTGAAGTTAAAGACTCAGAAGGCAAGACTAAAAAATATACCGGCGAGTTTATTTTACTTTCTACAGGTAGCCACTATGCTTTACCTACAGGTTTTAAAGTGGATCACAATATCGTATTAGATAACGAGTCTATTTTGAATTTAACCCATATTCCACGCCGATTAGTTATTGCGGGTAATGGAGTAAATGCTATCGAATATGCCACTACTTTTGCTTGCTTAGGAACTCGAGTTACCATTCTGAATGAGCTAGATGAATTCCTTCCTTACTTAGATTATGAAATCAAAGATCAGCTTTTAAAAGTATTGGAAGAGCAAAATATCGAAATCATCCGTCCAGTGATGGATGTTCGAATTAAAGAAAACGACTTACGTGCTTCTGTTGAAGTGTCATACAAAATGAAAAACGATCCAGAAAAAGGTCGTAAATACGTTCTTGAAACGGAGCACATCTTACATCTTGGGCCTAAGACACCTAACACAAAAGGACTGGGGCTTTCGAATGTTGGAATTAAAAAAGACAAACGTGGATACATAAAGGTCAATAAGTCATTTCAAACCACCGTAGATAACATCTATGCCGCGGGTGATGTAGTGGGCTTCCCTCGTCTTGCTTCTTCATCTTTTAGTGAGGGAAGAATTGCCGCTTGCCAAATGTTTGGAGTTACTGGTACTGAATTACCTGATGTTATTCCATATGCTATTTACTCTATTCCAGAGACGTCGAATATTGGTTTAACCGAACAGGAAGCCAAAGAGAAAGGTTACAACATAACCGTTGGTCGAGCATACTACGACAACATTACGCAAGGGGATGTCAGTAACCAACGCAATGGTATGCTAAAACTCGTTTTTGAAACGGATACTTTAAAGATATTAGGCATCCATATTATAGGTGAGCGAGCTAGTGACCTTATACATTTGGGACAAGCTGTAATGACTTTGGGTGGAGATATCCGATACTTTATTGACCATGTATTGAACTACCCAACCTATAGTGAAGCATATAGAATAGCCGCTTTTAATGGGATCAATAGAGTGCACCAAGCGGGTGTGAAGTACAAAAAGATCCTGAATTAA
- a CDS encoding PP2C family protein-serine/threonine phosphatase produces MGFLLFLVGRSYVDYYGGAPILESRSQVEQKIERIAQSLSFSTDTMAVYSIQEQHKSYFENLQSESSTDLRPIDLNEEGLHLQSWLTVLGAKESVDQIRLSAKDLFDEYGQLLVRVANNGNVIRLRSNPKRPNPTFVKAGDPLKLAESIIEEILGYDLSAYELQSDDDDDEDSDELVQIEGRTNEGTVDEQNFSELLNFKWKKVSSDNAQPTFLNLALNSVVREYTNGTNFSTEFGYQIDSFIAKHDREPTEFFATGQGLDLFTIIFFISLIVLAVFAFIIGVKNIFKGKVEWKRALIIFSAISLGLYGWQALFYLSSFSPFFDDGMVLITAINNLIFGIILGMYMALAYVGWEALARSQNHAQLDVVDALWQRKFFVRETGLGLIQGFAVGAILIGLFVGALWVLDLYFIQVDSQFGFTESSSKFAMLTLNMSAWTTTWLVIIVQVGFVYGIINHWFSNAKLAFGLSILVVALFTTTVGREIGTNGEFFEDYVIFLILSAVTLFSYKKYGILTTCTAWWVFICTFMITPYINSESIEIAYKLYAQLGIMGMFLVYGFIAYKKGTPLEKLGSYVPEYEEKIAQHLRVEREMEIARESQYKLMPIHPPKGPGFDVYGFFLPSFEVGGDYFDYVLTEKDGEAVALTMAVVDVSGKAMRAAMPAIFTSGLLLSRMKEDCPAKILSQVAEPIYNRTDRRTFITCAMARYDLKTKELSIANAGHCKPVLKRNGKASFIDTIDPRYPLGLRAEVDYQPKVISLNKGDFFLLYSDGLPEAVNEEGERFGFESVPELLERIDTDNLSANEIALEIKRTVQKFSNYQLADDTTVICLKV; encoded by the coding sequence ATGGGGTTTTTGCTCTTCTTAGTTGGACGTAGCTACGTTGACTATTACGGAGGGGCACCTATTCTAGAAAGTAGAAGTCAGGTTGAGCAGAAGATTGAGCGCATAGCTCAAAGCCTCAGCTTTTCTACGGATACTATGGCGGTGTATTCTATTCAGGAACAGCACAAAAGCTATTTCGAAAACCTACAAAGTGAGTCGTCTACAGATTTAAGACCCATAGATTTAAACGAAGAAGGGCTCCATCTTCAGTCGTGGTTAACTGTTCTAGGTGCGAAAGAAAGTGTAGATCAAATTCGGTTGTCGGCAAAAGATCTATTTGATGAATATGGGCAGTTATTAGTTCGGGTTGCGAATAATGGAAATGTGATACGTTTGAGGTCTAACCCTAAAAGACCTAATCCAACGTTTGTTAAAGCTGGAGACCCACTGAAGTTGGCGGAATCTATTATAGAAGAGATTTTAGGTTATGACCTTTCTGCCTATGAGTTGCAAAGTGATGATGATGATGATGAAGATTCAGATGAGCTAGTTCAGATAGAAGGAAGAACCAATGAGGGTACCGTTGATGAGCAAAATTTTTCAGAATTACTGAACTTTAAATGGAAGAAGGTATCCAGCGATAACGCACAACCTACTTTTCTAAACCTCGCACTTAACTCGGTAGTACGCGAGTATACTAATGGTACTAACTTTAGCACTGAGTTTGGTTATCAAATCGATTCCTTTATTGCTAAACATGATCGTGAACCCACTGAATTTTTTGCAACAGGCCAAGGCTTAGATTTATTCACGATTATATTTTTTATATCTCTGATTGTGCTAGCCGTTTTTGCATTTATCATTGGTGTTAAAAATATCTTCAAAGGCAAAGTAGAATGGAAACGAGCGCTTATTATTTTTTCAGCCATCAGTTTAGGTTTATATGGATGGCAAGCTCTTTTCTACCTGAGTTCATTTAGTCCATTTTTTGATGATGGTATGGTGCTTATCACGGCCATCAATAATTTAATATTCGGGATCATTTTGGGTATGTATATGGCTCTGGCCTATGTGGGGTGGGAAGCCTTAGCTCGATCACAAAATCATGCACAATTAGATGTTGTAGATGCTTTATGGCAACGAAAGTTTTTTGTTCGCGAAACTGGGTTGGGCCTGATTCAGGGTTTTGCCGTAGGAGCCATTCTTATCGGTTTGTTTGTGGGTGCCCTTTGGGTGCTCGATCTATACTTCATTCAAGTGGATAGCCAATTCGGTTTCACTGAATCGAGTAGCAAATTTGCTATGCTCACCTTAAATATGAGTGCATGGACAACCACATGGTTGGTAATTATTGTACAGGTTGGTTTTGTATATGGCATAATCAATCACTGGTTTAGTAATGCAAAATTAGCATTCGGGCTTTCCATCTTGGTAGTTGCCCTATTCACCACAACCGTTGGGCGAGAGATTGGAACAAACGGTGAGTTTTTCGAAGACTATGTGATATTCCTTATTCTATCAGCCGTTACCTTATTTAGTTATAAGAAGTACGGTATTTTAACAACTTGTACTGCTTGGTGGGTTTTCATTTGTACATTTATGATAACCCCTTATATAAATTCAGAATCCATTGAAATAGCCTATAAGCTTTATGCACAGCTGGGCATTATGGGGATGTTTTTGGTATATGGATTTATTGCTTATAAAAAAGGCACACCCCTTGAAAAGCTGGGTTCTTATGTGCCTGAGTATGAAGAAAAGATAGCTCAGCATTTACGTGTAGAACGTGAAATGGAAATTGCACGAGAAAGCCAGTACAAACTTATGCCTATTCACCCGCCAAAGGGACCAGGCTTCGATGTATATGGATTTTTCCTGCCTTCTTTTGAAGTTGGTGGCGATTATTTTGATTATGTGCTCACAGAAAAAGATGGTGAGGCAGTTGCCCTCACTATGGCTGTTGTAGATGTGTCGGGTAAAGCAATGCGTGCTGCAATGCCTGCTATTTTTACCAGTGGTTTGTTGCTTTCACGAATGAAAGAGGATTGTCCAGCAAAAATTTTATCTCAAGTAGCTGAGCCTATCTACAACCGAACCGATCGTAGAACATTTATTACCTGTGCTATGGCACGCTACGATTTAAAAACTAAAGAACTTTCAATAGCAAACGCAGGGCATTGTAAGCCAGTGTTAAAGAGAAATGGTAAAGCAAGTTTTATTGATACCATAGACCCTAGGTACCCTTTAGGGCTTAGAGCAGAGGTGG
- a CDS encoding BrxA/BrxB family bacilliredoxin, with translation MQFGFGIGPDTSWMREELTQFGVEELKTPDDVDRAMKEYKGTMLMAINSVCGCAAGNARPGLGIALENSSVKPDHMVTVFAGQDKEATAHARAYFSEYPPSSPAFAYFVDGEIKAMIPRHRIEGRSREEVANDLVMVFEAFGKEEAK, from the coding sequence ATGCAGTTTGGATTCGGAATAGGACCAGATACTTCTTGGATGAGAGAAGAACTCACACAATTTGGTGTTGAAGAGTTAAAAACACCTGATGATGTAGACAGAGCTATGAAAGAATATAAAGGTACCATGCTTATGGCTATTAACTCAGTATGTGGATGTGCTGCTGGGAATGCTCGCCCAGGCTTAGGTATTGCCCTAGAAAACTCATCAGTAAAACCAGATCATATGGTAACTGTTTTTGCTGGCCAAGATAAAGAAGCTACCGCTCACGCTCGTGCTTACTTTAGTGAATATCCACCTTCATCACCTGCCTTCGCTTATTTTGTTGATGGCGAAATTAAAGCAATGATCCCACGCCATAGAATCGAGGGGCGCAGCCGTGAAGAAGTAGCCAACGATTTGGTAATGGTGTTCGAAGCTTTTGGCAAAGAAGAAGCGAAGTAA
- a CDS encoding LuxR C-terminal-related transcriptional regulator translates to MGTLKTIVADGNEIFRHGLSSILTEDGFTICSELDNGALVLSAYEDVSPSLCVLSFNLPEIDGIQLADKIQQKDTHAQILVLADDSSEETLAQFLDSGANGLLLKSADRIEFLDACHKIAAGDTYLGKQFSKMMTREFLRISRSRKLSRPQITPREKEVLSYLVKGYTSTEIANELYISSRTVDKHRTNLLQKLGLKNTASLVRYALKSDDVRP, encoded by the coding sequence ATGGGCACTTTAAAGACGATTGTTGCAGACGGCAACGAAATATTTAGGCATGGACTAAGCTCCATACTCACTGAAGATGGCTTCACTATATGTAGTGAGCTTGATAACGGTGCGTTGGTACTATCTGCGTATGAAGATGTATCCCCTTCCCTATGTGTGCTTTCTTTTAACCTTCCTGAAATTGATGGCATTCAATTAGCTGATAAGATTCAGCAAAAAGACACCCATGCCCAAATCTTAGTTCTAGCTGATGATTCATCTGAAGAAACTCTAGCACAATTTCTTGATTCAGGAGCAAATGGGTTGTTACTCAAATCAGCTGATAGAATTGAATTCCTTGACGCTTGCCACAAAATTGCCGCGGGCGATACGTACTTAGGCAAGCAATTCTCTAAAATGATGACCCGAGAATTCCTTCGCATATCTAGAAGCCGGAAGCTCTCACGCCCACAAATCACACCTAGAGAAAAAGAGGTTCTTTCTTATCTCGTAAAGGGTTACACCAGTACTGAAATTGCTAATGAGCTGTATATCAGTTCAAGAACGGTTGATAAACATCGAACGAATTTACTTCAGAAACTAGGTCTTAAAAATACCGCCAGCTTAGTTCGATACGCCCTCAAATCTGATGACGTTCGCCCCTGA
- a CDS encoding DUF429 domain-containing protein, producing MRTAGIDGCKLGWLLISFDDDQQKYEVLRTKEDLEQAFNTYDRIFIDIPIGLEDEEYTRECDALMRKAIGSDYSSSVFTPPIRPALAAPSYVEANMISYEYTEKKLSLQAWNITPKIQMVDDILSAHTELSEKVLESHPEYLFQILNGGLIFQKKNLKKGIKHRLELIKEEEGIADDFFRDIKEEYRRNEIAEDDIVDSMVLALFAKRSNSKELKTMPKEVQVDANGLPKAYHYV from the coding sequence ATGAGAACAGCGGGTATAGACGGTTGTAAACTTGGATGGCTCTTAATCAGTTTCGACGACGACCAACAAAAGTATGAAGTGCTTAGAACTAAAGAGGATTTAGAACAAGCTTTTAATACTTACGACCGCATCTTCATTGATATTCCCATTGGTTTAGAAGATGAAGAATATACCCGTGAATGTGACGCGTTGATGCGTAAAGCAATCGGCTCTGATTATTCAAGTAGTGTGTTTACTCCGCCCATTCGTCCAGCATTGGCGGCACCTAGTTATGTGGAAGCAAACATGATTAGCTATGAATACACCGAAAAAAAGCTATCATTACAGGCGTGGAACATCACTCCTAAAATTCAGATGGTAGATGATATACTCTCTGCCCATACTGAATTGAGTGAAAAAGTATTGGAAAGCCATCCTGAGTATTTGTTTCAGATTCTAAATGGAGGATTAATCTTCCAAAAAAAGAATTTGAAGAAGGGAATTAAGCATAGGCTTGAACTCATAAAAGAGGAAGAAGGTATAGCGGACGATTTCTTTAGAGATATTAAAGAAGAGTATCGGCGCAATGAAATAGCTGAAGATGATATAGTGGATTCTATGGTGCTCGCATTATTCGCCAAACGGAGCAACTCCAAAGAGCTAAAAACAATGCCTAAAGAAGTTCAAGTAGATGCAAACGGTTTGCCCAAAGCCTATCACTACGTATAA
- a CDS encoding mechanosensitive ion channel family protein, producing the protein MIAKLLRRLLFILLIAASFQKVSSAQNEVQRSKVNLSTPQKAVHSFLHWQQKGHQDLDKVAATMKLHDGPKDEQIELATELRKVLDARGLLIVYENIPNQPNYTDSLSGLQQYILFNELPEVYLIKHQNEWVFSTATIEQIPILYQNTFSTLVESVLAELPEWTQNEWIGLQIWQYMAIFCWLLLGFILRKIFEFIIHNYIRRLTKKTSFEWDDELVDSVERPAGFIFMMIFYFSTFTNLQLSVTANHFLDLSLEILVSAGFVWLFYNLSDVFSKYLQVVTSKTETKLDDQLVPLIRKTLRFFIIVLGIILILQNNGYNVASLIAGLGIGGLAVALAARDTLANFFGSITIFVDKPFRIGDWVKVGDAEGTVEEVGFRSTRIRTFYNSLISVPNSNIANTDIDNLGLREYRRFKTVLNLTYSTKPAQIEAFVEGIKGIVKSNSHFRQDMYEVHFNSLGAHSLDVLVYVFFKVPDWSTELQQRHNFLIEIMKLAEEVGVEFAFPTQTLHVDSLYSESPRQVGKEKTEEELAAAVTAFGPKGEKSNPDGLRIFKDGTEIDYSPGK; encoded by the coding sequence ATGATTGCCAAATTATTACGCCGTTTACTTTTTATACTATTGATAGCTGCTTCATTTCAGAAAGTAAGTTCTGCTCAAAATGAAGTTCAGCGTAGTAAGGTAAACTTAAGTACGCCTCAAAAAGCGGTGCATAGTTTTCTTCATTGGCAACAAAAAGGACATCAAGATCTAGATAAAGTAGCGGCCACCATGAAGCTGCATGATGGGCCTAAAGATGAGCAAATTGAATTAGCTACAGAACTTAGAAAAGTACTAGATGCTCGCGGCCTACTCATCGTATATGAAAACATCCCTAACCAGCCCAACTATACAGACAGCCTTTCTGGATTACAGCAATACATTTTGTTTAATGAATTACCCGAAGTGTACTTAATTAAGCATCAGAATGAGTGGGTGTTCTCAACTGCCACCATAGAGCAGATTCCAATTCTATATCAAAATACTTTTTCAACCCTTGTTGAATCTGTTTTAGCTGAACTTCCAGAATGGACTCAAAACGAGTGGATTGGTCTTCAAATTTGGCAATACATGGCCATTTTTTGTTGGTTATTGCTAGGTTTTATACTGCGTAAGATATTTGAATTTATTATTCACAATTATATAAGAAGACTTACTAAGAAAACTTCATTTGAATGGGATGATGAACTCGTGGATAGTGTAGAACGTCCAGCTGGGTTCATATTCATGATGATCTTCTACTTTTCAACATTCACAAATTTACAGCTCTCTGTAACCGCTAATCACTTCTTAGATCTCTCTCTTGAAATATTAGTATCTGCTGGTTTTGTGTGGTTATTCTACAATCTCTCCGATGTATTTTCGAAGTACCTTCAAGTAGTTACCTCAAAAACAGAAACTAAGTTAGATGATCAGTTAGTACCCCTAATTAGGAAAACACTCCGTTTCTTTATCATTGTATTAGGCATCATCCTCATTCTACAAAACAACGGATATAATGTAGCTTCATTAATAGCTGGTTTAGGAATTGGTGGTTTAGCTGTGGCTTTAGCCGCTCGCGATACCTTGGCTAATTTCTTTGGATCCATTACCATTTTTGTAGACAAGCCATTCCGAATTGGCGATTGGGTAAAAGTAGGTGATGCCGAAGGAACCGTGGAAGAGGTTGGATTTAGATCTACACGCATTCGAACTTTCTATAATTCTTTAATTAGTGTACCTAATTCTAATATCGCCAATACTGATATTGACAATTTAGGTTTACGTGAATACCGCCGATTCAAGACCGTTCTCAATTTAACTTACTCTACGAAACCTGCACAAATCGAGGCATTTGTAGAAGGGATTAAAGGTATTGTGAAGTCCAATTCACACTTTAGGCAAGACATGTATGAAGTGCATTTCAACTCACTTGGAGCACATTCCTTAGATGTTCTTGTGTATGTGTTCTTTAAAGTCCCCGATTGGAGCACGGAACTTCAACAAAGACATAACTTTTTGATTGAGATCATGAAATTGGCGGAAGAAGTAGGTGTTGAATTTGCATTCCCTACGCAAACCCTTCACGTTGACTCATTATACAGTGAAAGCCCTCGCCAAGTTGGCAAAGAAAAAACTGAAGAAGAATTAGCTGCGGCAGTTACAGCATTTGGGCCTAAAGGGGAGAAAAGCAATCCGGACGGTTTACGCATATTTAAAGATGGAACTGAAATCGACTATAGTCCTGGAAAATAA